The nucleotide sequence AACCCTCATAGGTGGCCGTAAAGGAGGGATCATCCGAACCGTAGACCTTTTCCGCATCGGACACCTTCACCCGCAACGGCGCGGGGGTGATATCCAACCGGCCTGGCAGGTACTCCAACGTATAGTTCCCGCTGGAAAGGCCGCTTGCGGTAACGGAATACTCTCCAACATCCTCGCCCGGAGCACGGTCATAGGATACGCTGCCCGAAAGCACACCTGCGTCTTCATCCAGGACAAAACCCTCATAGGTGGCCGTAAAGGAGGGATCATCCGAACCGTAGACCTTTTCCGCATCGGACACCTTCACCCGCAACGGCGCGGGGGTGATATCCAACCGGCCTGGCAGGTACTCCAACGTATAGTTCCCGCTGGAAAGGCCGCTTGCGGTAACGGAATACTCTCCAACATCCTCGCCCGGAGCACGGTCATAGGATACGCTGCCCGAAAGCACACCTGCGTCTTCATCCAGGACAAAACCCTCATAGGTGGCCGTAAAGGAGGGATCATCCGAACCGTAGACCTTTTCCGCATCGGACACCTTCACCCGCAACGGCGCGGGGGTGATATCCAACCGGCCTGGCAGGTACTCCAACGTATAGTTCCCGCTGGTAAGGCCGCTTGCGGTAACGGAATACTCTCCAACATCCTCGCCCGGAGCACGGCCATAGGATACGCTGCCCGAAAGCACACCTGCGTCTTCATCCAGGACGAAGCCCTCATAGGTGGCCGTAAAGGAGGGATCATCCGAACCGTAGACCTTTTCCGCATCGGACACCTTCACCCGCAACGGCGCGGGGGTGATATCCAACCGGCCTGGCAGGTACTCCAACGTATAGTTCCCGCTGGTAAGGCCGCCTGCGGTAACGGCATACTCTCCAACATCCTCGCCCGGAACCCGGCCATAGGACACGCTGCCCGAAAGCACACCTGCGTCTTCATCCAGGACGAAGCCCTCATAGGTGGCCGTAAAGGAGGGATCATCCGAACCGTAGACCTTTTCCGTATCGGACACCTTCACCCGCAACGGCGCGGGGGTGATATCCAACCGGCCTGGCAGGTACTCCAACGTATAGTTCCCGCTGGTAAGGCCGCTTGCGGTAACGGAATACTCTCCAACATCCTCGCCCGGAGCACGGTCATAGGATACGCTGCCCGAAAGCACACCTGCGTCTTCATCCAGGACAAAACCCTCATAGGTGGCCGTAAAGGAGGGATCATCCGAACCGTAGACCTTTTCCGCATCGGACACCTTCACCCGCAACGGCGCGGGGGTGATATCCAACCGGCCTGGCAGGTACTCCAACGTATAGTTCCCGCTGGAAAGGCCGCTTGCGGTAACGGAATACTCTCCAACATCCTCGCCCGGAGCACGGTCATAGGATACGCTGCCCGAAAGCACACCTGCGTCTTCATCCAGGACGAAGCCCTCATAGGTGGCCGTAAAGGAGGGATCATCCGAACCGTAGACCTTTTCCGCATCGGACACCTTCACCCGCAACGGCGCGGGGGTGATATCCAACCGGCCTGGCAGGTACTCCAACGTATAGTTCCCGCTGGAAAGGCCGCTTGCGGTAACGGCATACTCTCCAACATCCTCGCCCGGAACCCGGCCATAGGAAATGCTGCCCGAAAGCACACCTGCGTCTTCATCCAGGACGAAGCCCTCATAGGTGGCCGTAAAGGAGGGATCATCCGAACCGTAGACCTTTTCCGTATCGGACACCTTCACCCGCAACGGCGCGGGGGTGATATCCAACCGGCCTGGCAGGTACTCCAACGTATAGTTCCCGCTGGAAAGGCCGCTTGCGGTAACGGCATACTCTCCAACATCCTCGCCCGGAACCCGGCCATAGGAAATGCTGCCCGAAAGCACACCTGCGTCTTCATCCAGGACGAAGCCCTCATAAGTAACCGTGGGTTCTGGATCTTCTTGACCATAATTTTTTTCAATAGTCTGCACACTAATCTTTAAAGGCGCCTTTACGACCCGAATAAAGCCTACTCTTGTTTCTATTTCATAATTGGGATCGCTTCCACTTAAAATCGTAACCAGATAATTTCCTGGGGCTGCCGTTCGAGCTGAAGCACCAGTTACATAATAACTTGGAACTTGAGGCTGCAAGTCTCCATTTATTAATCCTTCGTATTGAATTAAATTCTCAGGCAGTACATCTCCATAACGTTTTTCAAAACCACTGCTTACAAATGCCACTACGGGTCTTTTTTTTACAGTAAGTTCTCTTTTTAACTCAATTGGTTTTACCCCCTCTTTTCCTTCTTGAAGCGCAGTAATCTCAACGGTACCAGCACTTTGGATTGTAGCCAAATTTCCCTCAATTGTTAAAACATCCGTATTGCTGGAAATATACGTGATGGCTAAATTCTCAGAACTGACTTGAGCTCCCAATTCGAATGGTTCATCTCCAAAAATCTTTTCAGTAATTTGCGGAAAATCGACCGTTTGCTCTACTAAATCAATCGTTTCGAATTTCCACACTCCCCCCTCATTTGCCAGTCCTGAAAAATCATTTCCCGATAAATCGCTTACAAAACCTTCAGAGATTTCAATAAATAGGTCACTTTGGTAGGGAAGAATATTTTTTGGTTGAATAACCATGGATTTCCCGTCAGTACTTAATGACACATAGTCTCTGTCTTCAGGTATATTTAAATCCAAAACCTGGGACTTGCTTTCATTCCCTTGGACATGAATGGTGAATTCTCCTGTTTCTCCTAAAACCACCCGTTCATTGAAAGTGATTTTAAGCTGTGTATCAATAGCAACATTTACTGCATTAGGCTCAGGAAAGAACTTGGCTGGCTCAGGTTTCTCAAAATCTTTTACATCTATATTAAACTCTTGCCGATAAGTATCACCATTTTCCTGGCTGAATTCCAACACCACTCTATTATCAGCACCAACATTTTCTTGACCCGGAATACCTTTCAATGATGGTCCTTGATGATATTTATATAATGCTTTTCCTCCCAAACTTTGATACACTAAACTACCGGATATGGAAAAAGACATACCAAATACATTTTGGCCAGAACCAAATGATATGGATTGCCCTCCTAAAAACCCTGGATCATATCTTTCAACCCCCCCATTTTCAAAAGAAAGAAATGGAATATCTTTAGGATCAATACCTATTGAAGTTGGGCGATTAACAAATTCTGACAAAATTGTTTTAAAACCCTCATTGATTGTATATTTAATTAATCTGCTGTTTTCTGAATCTACGATATACAAACCTCCCTTGGAATCGAATTCAATCCCGTTAGGTGAAAAACCCAGGTTTTTAAGAAACTCATCTGGTACTTGACCAGGATTTAATTCCCATATAGAAGATCTGGCAAAATCAGCAAGGTATAACTTATCCTCTTTGTTTGTAATTGAAACTATTTCTCCAGGAAATTCCCATAGTATTTTTTCCCCTATTGATTCATCTTCTAATGATATTTCGACAAGTTTATTGGCAGGACTACCTTTGGGAATGTAAAGGTAGTCATCAATTACGGCCACATCATTTACAAACCCTTCATCCAGATTTTCCCTGAATACTGAAATCTCGCCCTCTTTGCTGACTTTGTAAATAGTGGTTCCATCGATTGTAATAACAAGCCAATTCCCAGTCTTACACTCCACAGCAGCTCCTATTGAAACCCCAATCGGGAATTCAACCCATTTTTCCGCTTTATTAGGCAATTCCTCAGACAACTGCAGCCAATCCGGTTTAGTAACTACAGTTAAACTATAAGTTTGGGGAAATTCTATCCGATAGAGATACGGATTGTTTAGTTTCCCTTCGCTTACTGGCGGGGAGAAAAAAAAATGTTCATCAGACACTTCTAACTTTTTAGTATTGGTCAGTTGCCTCTTCCAAACATTCTTTCCTTCTGAATTGTCGGTTTCCATTCCTTTTGAATAAATGGAAAATATCATCAACAAAAACAATGTAAAATGAAACTTTAAAAACATAATTATTCTCAATCTTTTTTTAAAAAACATTATCCAAAATTGTTATTCAGAAACAGAATATCCAAAAAACACATGTTTCAAAAGCATAAATAGAAACATGTTTAACATTATAATGTAAATGAAACACACCATTAAAAGAATTCTGCACAATCCATACATTTACCAAAAAATTATAACCTTCTAAATTAAAATTGCTCAAAGCTTTATCTCAGGGTTGTAATTTTTTCCAAATTTGGGAGAACTAAGTATTAATTTGTTAATACGCAATAAGTCATAAAACAGGAAGAAATTAATGAAATGGTGAGCATACAATATCTGGGGGCCTCTACTATTCCAATGTTTCTGTGATTTGTATGCGGGCAAGTAGACTTATTTTCATCAGAACCTACGATTCAATAGCTCATGATTAGCAAAACTGAGATCCACAGCAAAACAAAAAATAGAAAGAGACCATGGATTCCAGCTATTGTAACCGGAAGGTTGAAAATCAACTTCAAATATTAGATTGGTGATAATTCTTTTATCAGCACCGAAACATGATCGTTGAAGTTGACCGCTACGTTGATCTTGTGGCAGAATTATTAAGTTACTTTAAGGCATTTAATTTTAAAATGCAATTCAGGATTAAACATGATCATTCTGCTCATGGAACTGAGTAGGACTTGTACCTGTAAATTTCTTAAAAGCTTTGAAAAAAGTAATTCTTGAATTAAAACCACATAAATTTGCTAACTGCTCAATTGTTTGATTTTCTAAAACACCTTCCTCGATCTTTTTCTTAGCAAACTCTATTCGTTGTTTGTTGATAAATTCAACGAACCCTTCACCATAAGTATGATTAATGGTATAACTCAACAATCTTTCTGAAACGCTAAGTTTCTTCGCAAAACGCTGCAATGACAATCCATTGTCAAGATAGATTTCCGCTTTCATTTCCGTTTGCAAAGCGACCAGCACCTTATCAACTTTTTCTTCCTCCCATTCATAGTTAGTCTGTGTACCCTTAAATTTTAAATGGGAACTCTTGGAAGTATTTTGGGAAGAGCTAAAGGGAATACCAAAAACTGTCTCCATATAAAAATTAACATATACGCACAAGGTCAATACGCCCAACAGGCAAATTCCAGCTCCGGCAAAAAGAATGTAATCTTTTTCAAAAGCCAAATTTAGCATTTGACCATAGGTAAATATAGTATATCCGACCAAGACGCAGCCTGTAAGCAAAAAGGACACAAACAACCAATTTTTCTTAAGGGGCAGTCCACTTTTTTTGTTGTAGTATTTAATTAACCTAAAAGCCAGCACATAATAGACGAAATAAATAATAAGTCTAAAAACATAATGAAGAGAAATCGGAATTATCCCGCCCCCAATAAAAAACAATAACTTGTTATGTTCAAAAATGGCCTGTGCTATTTTCTGCTTTTCCTCATACCCCATCCCATAAAAGGGTAAAAGATCCAATAAATGAATAATTGCCGGGAAAAAATGAAGATAATCCCACTTTTTCACTCCTCTGGCTTTCCTCACAGAGTTTCGGATATAAAAATAAAACAGCGGTCCTGAAAGGTACATGAGCGGGCTCATTGCCCGCATTAGATGGGGGTACTTGAGAATTATCCCCGTTCGGTACCACAAAAAATAAATGATAAGAAATAAGCCAAATATAAAAAGGGATATCCCCAACAAAGGGTTGTTGGCATATCTTTCACTTTTTTTAAAAATAAGCCAAAGTGAATTATAAATAAGAATAGATAAAATAATAATACTGTATAAATCCTGAAAATTCATTCAATTTTAAAGTATACCAAATTCAGATTAAAATATTTACCTGTAACTGCTCAGATGACTAAAATGCAATGCTATACTCTTATGTAGACAGGGCTTTTTGCTCATCTTGATTTTCGACAGGATTTTGGTCATAGAATTTCCTTTTGATCCTTCTAAGGGTTACCCTATCCAAATAGGTACCCAAACCGATCACAGTAAAAACCAAAAGGGGGATGAGAAAATTGTCAGACAGACGATAGCCGATAGTTGCCAACCCAATTAAAAGAATCTTAACTGTGCACAAAATGAGTGTAACTTTATCGTGACCATATCCCATTCTGAGCAAAAAATGATGGATGTGCGACTTATCCGCGGTAAATGGGGACTTGCCTCTCCTGATCCTCCTGACAAACACCCTCATGGTATCACAACATGGAATAATCATGAGCGTCAATCCCGCTGCTATGGGCGCGTTAAATCTGAAGGGATTGTGGTCGTTCATTTCATAACCATTGAGATCAATAAACAAAACGGTAAACACAGATAAAAGGAAGCCTACAGACAATGAC is from Echinicola marina and encodes:
- a CDS encoding MBG domain-containing protein; amino-acid sequence: MFLKFHFTLFLLMIFSIYSKGMETDNSEGKNVWKRQLTNTKKLEVSDEHFFFSPPVSEGKLNNPYLYRIEFPQTYSLTVVTKPDWLQLSEELPNKAEKWVEFPIGVSIGAAVECKTGNWLVITIDGTTIYKVSKEGEISVFRENLDEGFVNDVAVIDDYLYIPKGSPANKLVEISLEDESIGEKILWEFPGEIVSITNKEDKLYLADFARSSIWELNPGQVPDEFLKNLGFSPNGIEFDSKGGLYIVDSENSRLIKYTINEGFKTILSEFVNRPTSIGIDPKDIPFLSFENGGVERYDPGFLGGQSISFGSGQNVFGMSFSISGSLVYQSLGGKALYKYHQGPSLKGIPGQENVGADNRVVLEFSQENGDTYRQEFNIDVKDFEKPEPAKFFPEPNAVNVAIDTQLKITFNERVVLGETGEFTIHVQGNESKSQVLDLNIPEDRDYVSLSTDGKSMVIQPKNILPYQSDLFIEISEGFVSDLSGNDFSGLANEGGVWKFETIDLVEQTVDFPQITEKIFGDEPFELGAQVSSENLAITYISSNTDVLTIEGNLATIQSAGTVEITALQEGKEGVKPIELKRELTVKKRPVVAFVSSGFEKRYGDVLPENLIQYEGLINGDLQPQVPSYYVTGASARTAAPGNYLVTILSGSDPNYEIETRVGFIRVVKAPLKISVQTIEKNYGQEDPEPTVTYEGFVLDEDAGVLSGSISYGRVPGEDVGEYAVTASGLSSGNYTLEYLPGRLDITPAPLRVKVSDTEKVYGSDDPSFTATYEGFVLDEDAGVLSGSISYGRVPGEDVGEYAVTASGLSSGNYTLEYLPGRLDITPAPLRVKVSDAEKVYGSDDPSFTATYEGFVLDEDAGVLSGSVSYDRAPGEDVGEYSVTASGLSSGNYTLEYLPGRLDITPAPLRVKVSDAEKVYGSDDPSFTATYEGFVLDEDAGVLSGSVSYDRAPGEDVGEYSVTASGLTSGNYTLEYLPGRLDITPAPLRVKVSDTEKVYGSDDPSFTATYEGFVLDEDAGVLSGSVSYGRVPGEDVGEYAVTAGGLTSGNYTLEYLPGRLDITPAPLRVKVSDAEKVYGSDDPSFTATYEGFVLDEDAGVLSGSVSYGRAPGEDVGEYSVTASGLTSGNYTLEYLPGRLDITPAPLRVKVSDAEKVYGSDDPSFTATYEGFVLDEDAGVLSGSVSYDRAPGEDVGEYSVTASGLSSGNYTLEYLPGRLDITPAPLRVKVSDAEKVYGSDDPSFTATYEGFVLDEDAGVLSGSVSYDRAPGEDVGEYSVTASGLSSGNYTLEYLPGRLDITPAPLRVKVSDAEKVYGSDDPSFTATYEGFVLDEDAGVLSGSVSYDRAPGEDVGEYAVTAGGLSSGNYTLEYLPGRLDITPAPLRVQVSDAEKVYGSDDPSFTATYEGFVLDEDAGVLSGSVSYDRAPGEDVGEYAVTAGGLSSGNYTLDYLTGKLSITPAKLLVQGNDFRKTYGQPDPSFTVQVKGWKNQDSMEDLKGDLEWDREEGENVGDYEVSFSGLNSLNYAIEYVSGILSIEPAILEITIMNATKRYGASLPEFSFTSKGLLETDESILDNLQLVTDGEVNSPVGEYPISVMMDELDNYKLVINDGVLEVVPEVPVLVWEDLSFFVGDSGVEIPVPTNNYNLEFTYQIEDTEIAEIVGNEIRIYKAGKTTITATNTDNPNFHSVSISNGLEIKPDPLNEVGILQKIRQYILSNGVSEIPLLKEYVFLKIIGIDQSNVSVLNELLLALQPNIQSEADIQEILNMILDNLDTDGDGVPDYQEIIDGTDPNDPLDYQDADGDGVPDFIEDKEGTDSEDSGDYTDENGDGIPDYIYNRSIVELLESPYIELEWGETLLMDDLPGSILVMSGAGELINLPVYWKVDELEPNGPWEIEIQGQFRDLSGFFNPFGLYPVSQVKMNGKEAPQDIVLDHDSFDVKGEAMTVPIGQFEVLDAQDDTHQLSLVSGIADNDLFSITEGMLYWDSSEIKPGQNTFTIEVQAVDVEGNSLKKRFEIIRNRLEIGSIQVYNAFSPDGDGVNDFWSIPELIYYNGVDIQVFDRVGNRVFTSNDPRMKWDGTYKGKELATGTYFYVVRIEEVDENMKGFLILVK
- a CDS encoding helix-turn-helix domain-containing protein: MRKARGVKKWDYLHFFPAIIHLLDLLPFYGMGYEEKQKIAQAIFEHNKLLFFIGGGIIPISLHYVFRLIIYFVYYVLAFRLIKYYNKKSGLPLKKNWLFVSFLLTGCVLVGYTIFTYGQMLNLAFEKDYILFAGAGICLLGVLTLCVYVNFYMETVFGIPFSSSQNTSKSSHLKFKGTQTNYEWEEEKVDKVLVALQTEMKAEIYLDNGLSLQRFAKKLSVSERLLSYTINHTYGEGFVEFINKQRIEFAKKKIEEGVLENQTIEQLANLCGFNSRITFFKAFKKFTGTSPTQFHEQNDHV